From the Hymenobacter yonginensis genome, one window contains:
- the purH gene encoding bifunctional phosphoribosylaminoimidazolecarboxamide formyltransferase/IMP cyclohydrolase, which produces MSQPIRSALVSVYYKDRLEPLVALLKQHGVTIYSTGGTQQFIEEQGAEVMAVESLTGFPAVFGGRVKTLHPKVFGGILQRRHEAGDQQEASQHQIPPIDLVIVDLYPFEETVASGAAEADVIEKIDIGGISLLRAAAKNFRDVLVVSSRDQYAAVTELLTQKNCATDLDDRRHYAAAAFEATSHYDTQIFRYMAQGTELSAAALKVSEKPATALRYGENPHQAGTFYGDLNALFDQLHGKQLSYNNLVDVDAAVLLMQEFDAQGPAACAILKHTNACGIAQADTLHTAYLNALSCDPVSAFGGVIIVNKPVDAATAEELNKLFFEVLIAPEFEADALPILQSKKNRILLRQKPVQFPAKQIKTLLNGVIEQDFDRQVEGAAEFRTVTESAPTTDEVAALEFALKVCKHTKSNTIVLARAGQLLASGVGQTSRVDALRQAIEKARSFGFELQGAVMASDAFFPFPDCVEIAGEAGIRAVVQPGGSIKDQDSIDACNRLGMAMVLTGVRHFKH; this is translated from the coding sequence ATGTCGCAGCCCATTCGCTCCGCCCTCGTTTCTGTATATTATAAAGACCGCCTCGAACCATTGGTGGCGCTGCTCAAGCAGCACGGCGTCACGATTTACTCTACCGGCGGTACGCAGCAGTTCATTGAGGAGCAGGGCGCCGAGGTGATGGCTGTGGAGAGCCTGACGGGCTTTCCGGCCGTGTTTGGCGGCCGCGTGAAAACGCTGCACCCCAAAGTATTCGGCGGCATTCTGCAGCGCCGCCACGAGGCCGGCGACCAGCAGGAAGCCAGCCAGCACCAGATTCCGCCCATCGACCTGGTGATTGTGGACCTGTACCCGTTCGAGGAAACCGTAGCTTCCGGCGCGGCTGAGGCCGACGTTATCGAGAAGATTGACATCGGCGGCATCTCGCTGCTGCGCGCCGCCGCCAAAAACTTCCGCGACGTGCTGGTGGTGAGCTCCCGCGACCAATACGCGGCGGTAACCGAGCTGCTGACCCAGAAAAACTGCGCCACCGACCTCGACGACCGCCGCCACTACGCTGCCGCCGCCTTCGAGGCTACCTCGCACTACGACACCCAGATTTTCCGGTACATGGCCCAGGGCACGGAGCTGAGCGCCGCTGCCCTGAAGGTGAGCGAGAAGCCCGCCACCGCCCTGCGCTACGGCGAAAACCCGCACCAGGCCGGCACCTTCTACGGCGACCTGAACGCCCTCTTCGACCAACTCCACGGCAAGCAGCTCAGCTACAACAACCTCGTGGACGTGGATGCCGCCGTGCTGCTCATGCAGGAGTTCGACGCCCAGGGCCCGGCAGCCTGCGCCATCCTCAAGCACACCAACGCCTGCGGCATCGCCCAGGCCGACACGCTGCACACGGCCTACCTCAACGCTCTCAGCTGCGACCCGGTGTCAGCGTTCGGGGGCGTTATCATCGTAAACAAGCCCGTGGACGCCGCTACGGCCGAAGAGCTGAACAAGCTGTTTTTTGAGGTGCTGATTGCGCCGGAGTTTGAGGCCGACGCGCTGCCCATCCTACAAAGCAAGAAAAACCGCATTCTGCTGCGCCAGAAGCCGGTGCAGTTCCCGGCCAAGCAAATCAAAACCTTGCTCAACGGCGTGATTGAGCAAGACTTCGACCGCCAGGTGGAAGGCGCCGCCGAGTTCCGCACCGTAACCGAGTCGGCGCCGACAACCGACGAGGTGGCAGCGCTGGAATTCGCCCTCAAAGTGTGCAAGCATACCAAGAGCAACACCATCGTGCTGGCGCGGGCCGGCCAGCTGCTGGCGTCCGGCGTGGGCCAGACCTCGCGCGTAGATGCCCTGCGCCAAGCCATCGAGAAGGCCCGCAGCTTCGGCTTCGAGCTGCAGGGAGCCGTGATGGCCTCCGACGCTTTCTTCCCCTTCCCTGACTGCGTGGAAATTGCCGGCGAGGCGGGTATCCGGGCCGTGGTGCAGCCCGGCGGCTCCATCAAAGACCAGGACAGCATCGACGCCTGCAACCGCCTGGGCATGGCCATGGTGCTCACCGGCGTGCGCCACTTCAAGCACTAG
- a CDS encoding rod shape-determining protein encodes MGFFNFLTSDIAIDLGTANTLIIHNDKIVVDEPSIIAKDRTTNKVIAVGRQAQQMHEKTHDNIKTIRPLKDGVIADFHAAEEMIKGMIKMIDTRTRLFQPSHRMVICIPSGITEVEKRAVRDSAEHAGAKEVWMIQEPMAAAIGIGIDVEQPVGSMIIDIGGGTTEIAVIALSGIVCDQSIKTAGDVFNQDILDYMRRQHNLLIGERSAERIKIEVGAALTELDVTPPDFEVRGRDLMTGIPKVIKVTSSEIAIALDKSVAKIEEAVLKALEISPPELSADIYENGIHLTGGGALLRGLDKRLAAKTKLPIHIAEDPLRAVVRGTGAAIKNIQAFRSVLLT; translated from the coding sequence ATGGGTTTCTTTAATTTCCTCACCAGCGATATTGCCATCGACCTGGGAACGGCCAATACGCTCATCATCCACAACGACAAAATCGTGGTGGACGAGCCGAGCATCATCGCCAAAGACCGCACAACCAATAAAGTAATTGCCGTGGGCCGGCAAGCGCAGCAAATGCACGAAAAGACCCACGACAATATCAAGACTATCCGCCCCCTGAAAGACGGCGTAATTGCCGACTTCCACGCCGCCGAGGAGATGATCAAAGGGATGATTAAGATGATTGACACCCGGACGCGGCTGTTTCAGCCGTCGCACCGCATGGTCATCTGCATTCCATCGGGTATCACCGAGGTAGAGAAGCGCGCTGTGCGTGACTCCGCCGAGCACGCCGGCGCCAAGGAAGTCTGGATGATTCAGGAGCCCATGGCCGCCGCCATCGGCATCGGTATCGACGTGGAGCAGCCCGTAGGCTCGATGATCATCGACATCGGGGGTGGTACCACCGAAATTGCGGTAATCGCCCTGTCGGGTATCGTCTGCGACCAGTCCATCAAGACGGCCGGTGACGTGTTCAACCAGGATATTCTCGACTATATGCGCCGCCAGCACAACCTGCTGATCGGGGAGCGTTCCGCGGAGCGCATCAAGATTGAAGTAGGCGCGGCCCTCACCGAGCTCGATGTGACGCCGCCCGACTTTGAAGTGCGCGGCCGCGACCTGATGACCGGCATTCCGAAGGTTATCAAGGTAACGTCGTCGGAAATTGCCATTGCCCTCGACAAGTCGGTGGCCAAGATTGAGGAAGCCGTGCTGAAGGCGCTGGAGATTTCGCCGCCCGAGCTGTCGGCCGACATCTACGAAAACGGCATTCACCTGACCGGCGGCGGCGCCCTGCTGCGCGGCCTCGACAAGCGCCTGGCCGCCAAAACCAAGCTGCCGATCCACATTGCCGAAGACCCGCTGCGCGCCGTGGTGCGCGGCACCGGCGCGGCCATCAAAAACATCCAGGCCTTCCGCAGCGTGCTGCTGACTTAA
- the mreC gene encoding rod shape-determining protein MreC, whose protein sequence is MRNLLAFLFRYRGMLVFALLEVASLYLLIRNSTYQRAAFFNSANAYVGQVLDTRTQIYDYFRLVSINQGLVQENAALRQQLYLADVSRREARSLPVQQDSASQARLAGLAYPDSLLLGLRPLPTRNPDYPLIPARVLNNTLRRVDNYLTLNVGTRQGLRPGMGVLAAAGIVGRVKVVSENYATVTSLLHSKTFISAKILRDNTFGSIRWLGDDPTHALLDNIPRQNKLVRGDTVVTSGYNAVFPEGVLVGTIDGFVKEPDKNFWTVRVRLAVNFANLTYVYVVNPRPKAERDTLELKAGMKPEGEEQP, encoded by the coding sequence ATGCGTAATCTGCTCGCCTTTCTGTTTCGCTACCGGGGGATGCTCGTGTTTGCGTTGCTGGAGGTGGCCAGCTTGTACCTGCTGATTCGCAACAGCACTTACCAGCGGGCGGCGTTCTTTAACTCGGCCAATGCCTACGTCGGGCAGGTGCTCGACACCCGGACGCAGATTTACGATTACTTCCGGCTGGTGAGCATCAACCAGGGTTTGGTGCAGGAAAACGCCGCGCTGCGCCAGCAATTGTATCTGGCCGACGTGAGCCGCCGCGAGGCGCGCAGCCTGCCCGTGCAGCAGGACAGCGCCTCGCAGGCCCGCCTGGCCGGCCTTGCCTACCCCGACTCGCTGCTGCTGGGGCTGCGCCCGCTGCCCACCCGCAACCCCGACTACCCGCTGATTCCGGCCCGGGTGCTCAACAACACCCTGCGCCGCGTGGATAACTACCTGACCCTGAACGTGGGCACCCGGCAAGGGCTGCGGCCGGGCATGGGCGTGCTGGCCGCGGCCGGCATCGTGGGCCGGGTGAAGGTGGTGAGCGAAAACTACGCCACGGTAACCTCGCTGCTACACTCCAAAACCTTCATTTCGGCCAAGATTCTGCGCGACAACACGTTCGGCAGCATCCGCTGGCTCGGCGACGACCCCACGCACGCGCTGCTCGACAACATCCCGCGCCAGAACAAGCTGGTGCGCGGCGACACCGTCGTGACCTCGGGCTACAACGCGGTGTTCCCGGAAGGCGTGCTGGTGGGCACTATCGACGGCTTTGTGAAGGAGCCCGATAAGAACTTCTGGACGGTGCGGGTGCGGCTGGCCGTCAATTTCGCCAACTTAACCTACGTGTACGTGGTGAACCCAAGGCCCAAGGCCGAGCGGGATACGCTGGAACTGAAAGCGGGCATGAAGCCGGAAGGGGAGGAGCAGCCATGA
- the mrdA gene encoding penicillin-binding protein 2 gives MQYLEGRRFVVLAIFLAVALTFGGRLFYIQVLDGSYKLAADRNTLQRIVQVPYRGLIYDRKGQLLVQNMPVYDLMVVPREVKQLDTARFCQLLQLPLEEVRLGLQTARAYSRVKASPLVQNLSTPELAAIQDNLIDFPGFSIKARMARSYRTENMAHALGYVGAITPAFLEKEKYAKYLPGDFLGISGLESFYEPQMMGRRGVQYRMVNVRGIEKGSFRDGEYDTLSVAGQDLHTSIDIELQKYGEMLMQNKRGSIVALDPKTGEILAMVSAPGFEPSVLTGKGMGNRYMELLQDTAKPLFNRPLMATYPPGSVFKLVNELVALQMGVVTPNTPFDCNWKLVRCTHRHEYPHNVSIAIKNSCNPYFYQVMRSAVLRGRSTNRFEDARLGYSEWRRQVMTFGLGDKLGVDISQEKKGLIPTSDFYDKAYGFHRWNFRTIYSLAIGQGEMGVTGLQMANMLAIIANRGYYYTPHFVKGIGTGGPLPQYRQRHVTAVDPQYFESIVPGMQQVVDGRGGTGNNASLLDVGISVAGKTGTVQNRHGADHATFAAFAPAEDPKIAIAVFIENAGFGGSSAAPMAALMMEKYLRGDVAPWRKRWETWLQRPAESFIRKH, from the coding sequence TTGCAATACCTAGAAGGGCGCCGGTTTGTGGTGCTGGCTATTTTTCTGGCCGTAGCCCTCACGTTTGGGGGCCGGCTTTTCTACATTCAGGTGCTGGATGGCAGCTACAAGCTGGCCGCCGACCGAAACACGCTGCAGCGCATCGTGCAGGTGCCCTACCGTGGCCTCATCTACGACCGTAAGGGCCAGCTGCTGGTGCAGAACATGCCCGTGTATGACCTGATGGTGGTACCGCGCGAAGTGAAGCAGCTGGATACAGCCCGCTTCTGCCAGCTGCTGCAGCTGCCGCTGGAAGAGGTGCGCCTGGGTTTGCAGACGGCCCGCGCCTACTCCCGCGTGAAGGCCTCGCCGCTGGTGCAAAACCTGAGCACGCCCGAGCTGGCCGCCATCCAGGACAACCTCATCGACTTCCCGGGCTTCAGCATCAAGGCCCGCATGGCGCGCTCCTACCGCACTGAAAACATGGCCCACGCTCTGGGCTACGTAGGCGCCATCACGCCGGCGTTTCTGGAAAAGGAAAAATACGCCAAGTACCTGCCCGGCGATTTTCTGGGCATTTCGGGGCTGGAGTCGTTTTATGAGCCGCAGATGATGGGGCGGCGCGGCGTGCAATACCGCATGGTGAACGTGCGCGGCATCGAGAAAGGCTCGTTCCGCGACGGCGAGTACGACACGCTGTCGGTGGCCGGGCAGGACCTGCACACCAGCATCGACATTGAGCTGCAGAAATACGGCGAGATGCTGATGCAGAACAAGCGCGGCTCCATCGTGGCCCTCGACCCCAAGACCGGCGAAATCCTGGCCATGGTGTCGGCGCCGGGCTTCGAGCCGTCGGTGCTGACTGGCAAGGGCATGGGCAACCGCTACATGGAGCTGCTGCAGGATACGGCCAAGCCGCTGTTCAACCGCCCGCTGATGGCCACTTACCCGCCCGGCTCGGTGTTCAAGCTAGTAAACGAGCTGGTGGCGCTGCAAATGGGCGTCGTGACGCCCAACACGCCGTTTGACTGCAACTGGAAGCTGGTGCGCTGCACCCACCGCCACGAGTACCCGCACAACGTCAGCATTGCCATCAAAAACAGCTGCAACCCCTATTTCTACCAGGTGATGCGCTCGGCCGTGCTGCGCGGGCGCTCCACCAACCGCTTCGAAGATGCCCGCCTGGGCTACAGTGAGTGGCGCCGGCAGGTGATGACCTTCGGGCTGGGCGACAAGCTGGGCGTGGACATCTCGCAGGAAAAGAAGGGCCTTATTCCGACTTCCGACTTCTACGACAAAGCCTACGGCTTCCACCGCTGGAACTTCCGCACCATCTATTCTCTCGCCATCGGGCAGGGCGAAATGGGTGTTACGGGTTTGCAGATGGCCAATATGCTGGCCATCATTGCCAACCGCGGCTACTACTACACGCCGCACTTCGTGAAAGGCATCGGCACGGGCGGCCCGCTGCCGCAGTATCGGCAGCGGCACGTCACGGCCGTCGATCCGCAGTACTTTGAATCCATTGTGCCGGGCATGCAGCAGGTGGTAGACGGGCGCGGCGGCACCGGCAACAATGCCTCGCTACTGGACGTGGGCATTTCGGTGGCCGGCAAGACAGGCACCGTGCAAAACCGCCACGGCGCCGACCACGCCACCTTCGCCGCCTTCGCGCCCGCCGAAGACCCCAAGATTGCCATTGCCGTGTTCATCGAAAACGCCGGCTTCGGGGGCTCCTCCGCCGCCCCTATGGCCGCCTTGATGATGGAGAAATACCTGCGTGGCGACGTGGCTCCCTGGCGCAAGCGCTGGGAAACCTGGCTGCAGCGCCCCGCCGAAAGCTTTATCCGAAAACACTAA
- the rodA gene encoding rod shape-determining protein RodA, with amino-acid sequence MSASPARYSRSIDWVTVGIYALMVLLGWVSVYAASYSPDAPTDGSLFGNLSFQQLMVFDWFKQILWIGTAVVLIVVLVVIDYKAYDTFAFVLYGGMILLLIVTPFIARPIGGSRSWLELGPMRLQPAEFAKFVTALAVSRYMASINLRQQNFRDQAVLAGLTLLPPLLILAANETGQALVFAAFLLAYFREGMSPLILVILAAAAIILILALLVPKLWLVGFFTVVLGAVLAFNSKVLRHHLPVTISVWAVVIGMVFGVDFFFNNVLQPHQRKRIEVLINPSADPLGVGWNVTQSKIAIGSGGLAGKGFLQGTQTKFDFVPAQSTDFIFCTIGEEWGWLGTTTVIVLFMALLGRIVYVAERQKSVFGRTYGYCVASIFFFHFAINVGMTIGLAPVVGIPLPLFSYGGSSLWSFTVLLFILLGIDAYRKQDLERY; translated from the coding sequence ATGTCCGCTTCACCAGCCAGATATTCGCGCAGCATCGATTGGGTTACCGTCGGGATTTATGCCCTGATGGTGCTGCTGGGCTGGGTGAGCGTGTACGCGGCCAGCTACTCGCCCGACGCGCCCACCGACGGCAGCCTGTTCGGCAACCTCAGCTTTCAGCAGCTGATGGTGTTCGACTGGTTCAAGCAGATTCTGTGGATCGGGACGGCCGTGGTGCTGATTGTGGTACTCGTCGTCATCGACTACAAGGCCTACGACACGTTTGCGTTTGTGCTCTACGGCGGCATGATTCTGCTGCTTATTGTCACGCCATTCATTGCCCGGCCCATTGGCGGGTCGCGCTCCTGGCTGGAGCTGGGGCCGATGCGGCTGCAGCCGGCCGAGTTTGCCAAGTTCGTGACGGCGCTGGCCGTGTCGAGGTACATGGCCAGTATCAACCTGCGTCAGCAGAACTTCCGCGACCAGGCCGTGCTGGCCGGCCTCACGCTGCTGCCGCCGCTCCTGATTCTGGCCGCCAACGAAACCGGGCAGGCGCTGGTGTTTGCCGCCTTCCTGCTGGCCTACTTCCGTGAGGGCATGTCGCCGCTGATTCTGGTAATTCTGGCCGCCGCCGCTATCATCCTGATTCTGGCGCTGCTGGTGCCCAAGCTGTGGCTGGTGGGCTTTTTTACGGTGGTGCTGGGTGCGGTGCTGGCCTTCAACAGCAAGGTGCTGCGCCACCACCTGCCCGTGACGATCAGCGTGTGGGCGGTGGTGATTGGGATGGTGTTTGGGGTGGATTTCTTCTTCAACAACGTGCTGCAGCCCCACCAGCGCAAGCGCATTGAGGTGCTCATCAACCCCTCGGCCGACCCGCTGGGCGTAGGCTGGAACGTCACGCAAAGCAAGATTGCCATCGGCTCGGGTGGGCTGGCCGGCAAGGGCTTCCTGCAGGGCACCCAAACCAAGTTCGACTTCGTGCCGGCGCAAAGCACCGACTTCATCTTCTGCACCATCGGCGAGGAATGGGGCTGGCTGGGCACGACTACGGTTATCGTGCTCTTTATGGCCCTGCTGGGGCGGATTGTGTATGTAGCGGAGCGCCAGAAATCGGTATTCGGGCGCACCTACGGCTACTGCGTGGCCAGCATCTTCTTTTTCCACTTCGCCATCAACGTGGGCATGACCATCGGGCTGGCGCCGGTGGTGGGCATTCCGCTGCCGCTGTTCAGCTACGGCGGCTCCTCGCTATGGTCGTTCACGGTGCTGCTCTTCATCCTGCTGGGCATCGACGCCTACCGCAAGCAGGACCTGGAGCGGTACTAA
- a CDS encoding 2Fe-2S iron-sulfur cluster-binding protein — MPTLTVQNLPAASAVPVPAGTTLLAALQAAGHDWMHACGAKGRCTTCRLLVTSGLEALTPPTAAELRYRAAGRLLETERLTCQARLPEGHITGRVPVALQLPHVHYSAE, encoded by the coding sequence ATGCCTACGCTCACCGTGCAAAACCTGCCTGCGGCTTCGGCCGTGCCCGTGCCCGCCGGCACCACGCTGCTCGCGGCCCTGCAAGCCGCCGGCCACGACTGGATGCATGCCTGCGGCGCCAAAGGCCGCTGCACCACCTGCCGCCTGCTCGTCACGAGCGGCCTCGAGGCCCTAACGCCGCCCACTGCCGCCGAGTTGCGCTACCGGGCCGCCGGCCGCCTGCTCGAAACCGAGCGCCTCACCTGCCAGGCCCGGCTGCCGGAAGGCCATATAACGGGCCGGGTGCCGGTGGCATTGCAGCTACCGCACGTGCACTATTCGGCAGAGTAG
- a CDS encoding thymidine kinase yields the protein MFIEPRVGNGRDAARRGWIEVVCGSMFSGKTEELIRRLNRAKIARQHVEIFKPALDTRYHQEDVVSHNANSIRSTPVPVAQEILLLAGGCDVVGIDEAQFFDDSLVDVCVQLANRGSRVIVAGLDMDFLGKPFGPMPALMAVAEYVTKVHAVCVCCGEIASYSFRMAASEDKILLGETDVYEARCRPCFLDGMQDKALHETSTTHKH from the coding sequence TTGTTTATTGAACCCCGCGTCGGCAATGGCCGTGATGCCGCCCGCCGCGGCTGGATTGAAGTGGTGTGCGGCTCCATGTTCTCGGGCAAAACCGAAGAGCTGATCCGGCGGCTGAACCGGGCCAAGATTGCCCGCCAGCACGTCGAAATCTTCAAGCCCGCCCTCGATACCCGCTACCACCAGGAAGACGTGGTGTCGCACAACGCCAACAGCATCCGGTCCACGCCGGTGCCGGTGGCGCAGGAAATCCTGCTGCTGGCCGGCGGCTGCGACGTGGTGGGCATCGACGAAGCCCAGTTTTTCGATGACAGTCTCGTGGATGTGTGCGTGCAGCTGGCCAACCGCGGCTCCCGCGTGATTGTGGCCGGCCTCGACATGGACTTTCTGGGCAAGCCCTTCGGCCCCATGCCCGCCCTGATGGCTGTGGCCGAGTACGTCACCAAGGTGCACGCCGTGTGCGTGTGCTGCGGCGAAATTGCCTCATACTCGTTCCGGATGGCGGCCTCCGAAGACAAGATCCTGCTCGGGGAAACCGACGTGTATGAGGCCCGCTGCCGCCCCTGTTTTCTGGACGGTATGCAGGACAAGGCCCTGCACGAAACCAGCACCACCCACAAGCACTAA
- the porZ gene encoding type IX secretion system anionic LPS delivery protein PorZ, with translation MIRLLRTLGFGTMLFAGLLAAPLAGQAQGVGYGDWQLHLPTSNSRVLADAGPRIYVAAENAFYYFDKETSTTTVLSRRDGLNGVGVQTLAYDSLSQQLLVAYRDANLDLLSPDGGRVRNVSDIQRKQLSGAKTVNHIHFNGARGYLACDFGLLVLDMNRLEVRDTYVNIGPLGVAVKVYASTTVGGFVFAATDKGLLRASLSANLADFRSWNLDVPAPDGTFRTLVTHNGQVLAGRNFGGLLRYRSGTTWEPVATVYADQYRSLTSSRAGLLITDGRQVSLLNTATNALTVLRNAAVPVPINALRSRDGAIYVADEQRGLLRTTDRTTFEQFMPNAPQSKEAFGLLADARRNTVDVFTGGFNTASYVQSEQFQGFYEFKDGRWTSVTKEAYPNRADYPNLKDLTRGARTPDGTLYIGSYGDGLLRWKGPGDFKQYTPANSPLVSAIPGAPYTRVTDVAVSAEGNVWVASRHPEQPGRSALHVLNPATDTWRTAPFYPGFDNLDRLALDDFGAVWMTQARKGGTGLMAYDDVNKGVPVYFTQGNGLPSNTVFALAKDRRGAIWATTDKGVALIDDPSSAFSTPNPVFTTPFLNGFPTLIEEVVRSIAIDGANRKWFGTDRGLWLFDENATKMLLHFTTENSPLPSNQITDVAVNDKTGEVFVATPGGVVSYRGSATITEGVPKDCAQVSPNPVRTNFTGQVGVSGLANNGIVKITDVTGKLVYQTTATGGTVIWNLADYNGRKVQSGVYLVLSSDADGKNGCVSKIAVVEQ, from the coding sequence ATGATTCGTTTGCTACGCACGTTAGGTTTCGGTACGATGCTATTTGCCGGGCTGCTGGCGGCGCCACTTGCTGGACAGGCCCAGGGCGTGGGCTATGGCGACTGGCAGCTGCACCTGCCCACCAGCAACTCGCGGGTGCTGGCCGATGCCGGGCCCCGCATCTACGTGGCCGCCGAAAACGCCTTCTACTACTTCGACAAGGAAACCAGTACCACCACGGTGCTTTCGCGCCGCGACGGACTCAACGGCGTGGGCGTGCAAACCCTGGCCTACGACTCGTTGAGCCAGCAGCTGCTGGTGGCCTATCGCGACGCCAACCTCGACCTGCTCAGCCCCGACGGTGGCCGGGTGCGCAACGTCAGCGACATCCAGCGCAAGCAGCTGTCGGGCGCCAAAACCGTCAACCACATTCACTTCAACGGCGCTCGGGGCTACCTGGCCTGCGACTTTGGGCTGCTGGTGCTGGACATGAACCGGCTGGAGGTGCGCGACACCTACGTCAACATCGGGCCGCTGGGTGTGGCCGTGAAGGTGTACGCCAGCACCACCGTGGGCGGCTTCGTGTTTGCGGCCACCGACAAGGGCCTGCTGCGCGCCAGCCTGAGCGCCAACCTCGCCGACTTTCGCTCCTGGAACCTCGACGTGCCCGCGCCCGACGGCACGTTCCGCACGCTGGTCACGCACAACGGGCAGGTGCTGGCCGGCCGCAACTTCGGGGGGCTGCTGCGCTACCGCTCCGGCACCACCTGGGAGCCGGTGGCCACGGTCTACGCCGACCAGTACCGCAGCCTCACCTCGTCGCGCGCCGGTTTGCTTATCACTGATGGCCGCCAGGTGTCGCTGCTGAATACCGCCACCAATGCCCTCACGGTGCTGCGCAATGCCGCCGTGCCGGTGCCCATCAACGCCCTGCGCAGCCGCGACGGCGCCATCTACGTGGCCGACGAGCAGCGCGGCCTGCTCCGCACCACCGACCGTACCACGTTCGAGCAGTTCATGCCGAATGCGCCGCAGAGCAAGGAGGCCTTCGGGCTGCTGGCCGATGCGCGCCGGAACACCGTGGACGTGTTTACGGGCGGCTTTAATACGGCTTCCTACGTGCAGAGTGAGCAGTTTCAGGGCTTCTACGAGTTCAAGGACGGGCGCTGGACCAGCGTCACCAAAGAGGCCTACCCCAACCGCGCCGACTACCCCAATTTAAAGGACCTGACCCGCGGCGCCCGCACCCCCGACGGCACGCTCTACATCGGCAGCTACGGCGACGGGCTGCTGCGCTGGAAAGGCCCCGGCGACTTCAAGCAGTATACGCCCGCCAACAGCCCGCTGGTCAGCGCTATTCCTGGTGCGCCCTACACCCGCGTCACCGACGTGGCCGTGTCGGCCGAGGGCAACGTGTGGGTGGCCTCGCGCCACCCCGAGCAGCCGGGCCGCTCGGCCCTGCACGTGCTCAACCCCGCCACTGATACCTGGCGCACCGCACCGTTCTACCCCGGTTTCGACAACCTCGACCGGCTGGCCCTCGATGACTTCGGGGCGGTGTGGATGACGCAGGCCCGCAAGGGCGGCACCGGCCTGATGGCCTACGACGACGTGAACAAGGGCGTGCCCGTGTACTTCACGCAGGGCAATGGCCTGCCGTCCAACACCGTGTTTGCGCTGGCCAAGGACCGGCGCGGCGCCATCTGGGCCACCACCGACAAGGGCGTGGCCCTCATCGACGACCCCAGCTCGGCGTTTTCCACCCCCAACCCAGTCTTCACCACGCCGTTCCTGAACGGTTTCCCGACCCTGATTGAGGAAGTGGTGCGCTCCATTGCCATCGATGGAGCTAACCGCAAGTGGTTCGGCACCGACCGCGGCCTGTGGCTGTTCGACGAAAACGCCACCAAGATGCTGCTGCACTTCACCACCGAAAACAGCCCACTGCCCAGCAACCAGATTACGGACGTGGCCGTGAACGACAAAACCGGCGAGGTATTCGTGGCCACGCCGGGCGGCGTGGTGTCGTACCGCGGCTCGGCCACCATCACGGAGGGCGTGCCCAAGGACTGCGCCCAGGTGTCGCCGAACCCGGTGCGCACCAACTTCACGGGCCAGGTGGGCGTGTCGGGGCTGGCCAACAACGGCATCGTTAAAATCACGGACGTAACGGGCAAGCTCGTCTACCAGACCACCGCCACCGGCGGCACCGTCATCTGGAACCTGGCCGACTACAACGGCCGTAAGGTGCAGTCGGGTGTGTACCTGGTGCTCTCGTCGGATGCCGACGGCAAGAACGGCTGCGTAAGCAAAATCGCCGTAGTGGAGCAGTAA
- the recO gene encoding DNA repair protein RecO codes for MLIKTRGIVLSYIKYRETSIIARVYTERLGVQSYVVNGVRKAKPPGRIALFQPLTQLELVAYTSRTGGLTRLSEFRCAEPYAHIPYDVQKSSVALVLSEILSHTVKEEEENEPLFAFLHDSLLAFDQQESGTENFTLTFLLELARYLGFGAERGEEITTQVAFGTTLPTSQSSGPAVLRLQEFDHYFDELLRDPAHAAIPNGRVRRELLAVLIRYYQLHVEHLGEVRSLAILSEVLAE; via the coding sequence ATGCTCATCAAAACCCGCGGCATCGTTCTGAGCTACATCAAGTACCGCGAAACCAGCATTATTGCGCGGGTGTACACCGAGCGGCTGGGGGTGCAGAGCTACGTGGTGAACGGGGTGCGCAAAGCCAAGCCGCCTGGCCGGATTGCCCTGTTTCAGCCCCTGACGCAGCTGGAGCTGGTGGCTTACACCTCGCGTACCGGCGGCCTCACGCGCCTCTCCGAGTTCCGCTGCGCCGAGCCCTACGCCCACATTCCGTACGACGTGCAGAAAAGCAGCGTGGCGCTGGTGCTGTCCGAAATCCTGAGCCACACGGTGAAGGAAGAAGAGGAAAACGAGCCCCTGTTTGCGTTTCTGCACGACAGCCTGCTGGCCTTCGATCAGCAGGAAAGCGGCACCGAAAACTTCACGCTCACGTTTCTGTTGGAACTGGCCCGCTACCTGGGCTTCGGGGCCGAGCGGGGCGAGGAAATTACCACGCAGGTGGCCTTTGGGACCACGTTGCCCACCAGCCAGAGCAGCGGCCCCGCCGTGCTGCGCCTGCAGGAGTTCGACCACTATTTCGATGAGCTGCTGCGCGACCCCGCACACGCCGCCATTCCCAACGGCCGCGTCCGCCGCGAGCTGCTGGCCGTGCTCATCCGCTACTACCAGCTCCACGTCGAGCACCTGGGCGAGGTTCGCTCCCTGGCCATCCTCTCGGAAGTGCTGGCCGAGTAA